One segment of Erigeron canadensis isolate Cc75 chromosome 2, C_canadensis_v1, whole genome shotgun sequence DNA contains the following:
- the LOC122587288 gene encoding inositol-phosphate phosphatase-like isoform X1 encodes MADNDCTLNEYLTVAVDVAKKAGEVIRKGFFQTKHVEHKGSVDLVTETDKACEDLIFDHLKQHFPNHKFIGEETTAANGVTQLTDEPTWIVDPLDGTTNFVHGFPFVCVSIGLTIGKVPAVGVVYNPIMNELFTAIDGKGAFLNGNPIKVSCQSELVTCLLTTEAGTKRDKATVDATTNRLNSLLYKVRSLRMGGSCALGLCGVACGRIDLFYELGFGGPWDVAAGVVIVREAGGVIFDPSGNDFDITAQRIAASNTLVKDAFVEALQQSA; translated from the exons ATGGCGGATAATG ATTGTACGCTGAATGAGTATCTGACGGTTGCAGTTGATGTTGCTAAGAAAGCCGGAGAG GTTATTCGGAAAGGATTTTTTCAGACTAAGCATGTGGAGCATAAAGGATCG GTAGATTTGGTCACAGAAACCGACAAAGCTTGTGAAGATCTCATATTTGATCATCTTAAGCAGCATTTTCCCAACCATAAG TTCATTGGTGAAGAAACCACTGCTGCCAATGGTGTAACTCAACTGACGGACGAACCGACTTGGATAGTTGATCCTCTTGATGGAACAACCAACTTTGTGCATGG GTTTCCCTTTGTCTGTGTTTCTATTGGTCTTACCATTGGAAAGGTTCCTGCAGTTGGGGTTGTTTACAATCCAATCATGAATGAG CTTTTCACTGCAATTGATGGAAAAGGTGCTTTTCTTAACGGAAATCCAATCAAAG TATCTTGTCAGTCTGAATTGGTCACATGCCTTCTTACCACGGAG GCTGGAACCAAGCGTGATAAAGCCACTGTGGATGCCACTACAAATAGATTGAATAGCCTACTTTACAAG gtaAGATCACTCAGGATGGGAGGCTCGTGTGCATTGGGTCTTTGTGGTGTTGCATGTGGAAGGATTGATCTATTTTATGAGCTTGGATTTGGAGGTCCTTG GGATGTAGCAGCAGGGGTTGTAATTGTTAGAGAAGCTGGTGGAGTCATCTTTGATCC ATCTGGTAATGATTTTGACATTACTGCTCAGCGCATTGCAGCTTCAAACACACTAGTGAAAGATGCATTTGTTGAGGCATTACAACAGTCGGCTTAA
- the LOC122587288 gene encoding inositol-phosphate phosphatase-like isoform X2 produces the protein MYLHPNLNYSEHHSVPLVHHRPIFELRFLLVKVDLVTETDKACEDLIFDHLKQHFPNHKFIGEETTAANGVTQLTDEPTWIVDPLDGTTNFVHGFPFVCVSIGLTIGKVPAVGVVYNPIMNELFTAIDGKGAFLNGNPIKVSCQSELVTCLLTTEAGTKRDKATVDATTNRLNSLLYKVRSLRMGGSCALGLCGVACGRIDLFYELGFGGPWDVAAGVVIVREAGGVIFDPSGNDFDITAQRIAASNTLVKDAFVEALQQSA, from the exons ATGTACTTGCACCCAAACCTGAACTACTCTGAGCATCATTCGGTTCCTCTGGTTCACCACCGGCCTATATTCGAACTTCGATTTCTGCTTGTTAAG GTAGATTTGGTCACAGAAACCGACAAAGCTTGTGAAGATCTCATATTTGATCATCTTAAGCAGCATTTTCCCAACCATAAG TTCATTGGTGAAGAAACCACTGCTGCCAATGGTGTAACTCAACTGACGGACGAACCGACTTGGATAGTTGATCCTCTTGATGGAACAACCAACTTTGTGCATGG GTTTCCCTTTGTCTGTGTTTCTATTGGTCTTACCATTGGAAAGGTTCCTGCAGTTGGGGTTGTTTACAATCCAATCATGAATGAG CTTTTCACTGCAATTGATGGAAAAGGTGCTTTTCTTAACGGAAATCCAATCAAAG TATCTTGTCAGTCTGAATTGGTCACATGCCTTCTTACCACGGAG GCTGGAACCAAGCGTGATAAAGCCACTGTGGATGCCACTACAAATAGATTGAATAGCCTACTTTACAAG gtaAGATCACTCAGGATGGGAGGCTCGTGTGCATTGGGTCTTTGTGGTGTTGCATGTGGAAGGATTGATCTATTTTATGAGCTTGGATTTGGAGGTCCTTG GGATGTAGCAGCAGGGGTTGTAATTGTTAGAGAAGCTGGTGGAGTCATCTTTGATCC ATCTGGTAATGATTTTGACATTACTGCTCAGCGCATTGCAGCTTCAAACACACTAGTGAAAGATGCATTTGTTGAGGCATTACAACAGTCGGCTTAA